In Pleurocapsa sp. PCC 7319, the following are encoded in one genomic region:
- a CDS encoding RDD family protein, protein MYDDYRPYKPDYRRYPKVPIERRAGAFVIDFLSVWFISAFFASNLFIQLLVFIPAWLILRILIVEKNRGQSLGTWLFDIKVIDPRFNRIPDLLSLCKRELIAGGGAALAIIGLQNFSNGLAMLFLLSPLAIDCSLALLDEETNLAGHDRIAQTFMVQTERGFSLDLRLKKIFGQIQRNMRK, encoded by the coding sequence ATGTACGACGACTATAGACCCTATAAGCCCGATTATAGAAGATATCCTAAAGTCCCGATAGAGAGGAGAGCAGGAGCGTTTGTGATCGACTTTTTAAGTGTCTGGTTTATTAGTGCTTTTTTTGCTTCTAACCTGTTTATTCAGTTGTTAGTCTTTATTCCCGCTTGGTTAATTCTGCGGATATTGATTGTGGAAAAAAATCGAGGTCAAAGTCTTGGAACTTGGTTGTTTGATATCAAAGTAATCGATCCTCGTTTTAACCGTATTCCTGACTTGTTGAGCTTATGCAAAAGAGAATTAATAGCTGGGGGAGGAGCTGCCTTAGCAATCATCGGATTACAAAATTTTAGTAATGGTTTGGCGATGTTATTCTTACTCAGCCCTTTAGCGATCGATTGTTCTCTGGCATTATTAGATGAAGAAACAAACTTAGCTGGTCATGACCGTATAGCTCAGACTTTTATGGTACAAACTGAAAGGGGCTTTTCCCTAGACTTAAGACTTAAAAAAATATTTGGTCAAATCCAACGTAATATGCGAAAATAG
- the rpmG gene encoding 50S ribosomal protein L33, which yields MASKKGVRIIITLECTECRSNTNKRSPGVSRYTTTKNRRNTTGRMELKKFCTHCNTHTVHKEIK from the coding sequence ATGGCAAGCAAGAAAGGCGTACGCATCATTATTACTTTAGAATGCACTGAGTGTCGCAGCAACACTAATAAGCGTTCTCCTGGTGTATCTCGATACACTACTACTAAAAATCGTCGCAATACTACAGGCAGAATGGAATTGAAAAAATTCTGTACTCATTGCAACACCCACACTGTTCACAAAGAAATCAAGTAG
- the murI gene encoding glutamate racemase codes for MKNSNLRIGLFDSGVGGLTVLREIYRQMPSESLLYFADSARLPYGMRSPEEILQFVREILDWMCKQDVKMVIMACNTSSALALETVRQEYDVPILGVILSGARAAVKLGKRVGVIATTATAKSHAYRQAIQEINPQTQVWEIPCPEFVRLIEQNQLHTNYTRQIAQQYLKPLLQKNIDTLIYGCTHYKHLEKTICSLLPASVQIVDPAEHIVVAAEKELSLLGLRNNCFPLPTRFCVSGPPQQFADLSRQWLGYYPQVEKIQVKELSAGMVALNPLD; via the coding sequence ATGAAAAATTCTAATCTGCGAATTGGTTTGTTTGATAGTGGTGTGGGTGGATTAACGGTTTTGAGGGAGATTTATCGCCAAATGCCCTCGGAGTCTCTCTTATACTTTGCTGATTCTGCTCGTTTACCCTACGGAATGCGATCGCCTGAAGAAATCTTGCAGTTTGTTCGTGAAATATTAGACTGGATGTGCAAGCAAGATGTAAAAATGGTCATTATGGCTTGTAATACTAGTTCAGCTTTAGCTTTGGAAACTGTTAGACAAGAATACGATGTTCCCATCCTGGGTGTTATTCTCTCAGGCGCTAGAGCTGCGGTAAAACTAGGAAAGCGGGTTGGAGTTATTGCTACTACAGCCACCGCTAAAAGCCATGCCTATCGTCAAGCAATCCAAGAAATTAATCCTCAGACTCAAGTATGGGAAATTCCTTGCCCTGAATTTGTGCGTCTGATTGAACAAAACCAGCTTCACACAAACTATACTCGACAAATAGCGCAACAATATTTAAAACCTTTATTACAAAAAAATATTGACACCTTAATCTATGGTTGTACACATTACAAGCACTTGGAGAAAACAATTTGTTCATTATTGCCAGCTTCAGTACAAATTGTTGACCCAGCAGAACATATTGTGGTGGCAGCGGAAAAAGAATTATCTTTATTAGGACTAAGAAATAACTGCTTTCCTTTACCAACACGTTTTTGCGTTAGTGGTCCCCCTCAACAATTCGCCGACCTATCTCGCCAGTGGCTGGGTTACTATCCTCAAGTGGAAAAAATTCAGGTCAAAGAGTTATCAGCAGGGATGGTCGCTCTTAATCCCCTTGATTAG
- the sds gene encoding solanesyl diphosphate synthase encodes MSSTTSLLAPVENDLQILTDNLKKLIGARHPILGAAAEHLFAAGGKRIRPAIVLLVSRATMPDHQLTHHHRRLAEITEMIHTASLVHDDVVDEADLRRNVKSVNNLFDNKIAVLAGDFLFAQSSWYLANLDSLQVVKLLSEVIRDYAEGEILQSINCFDTSASIDAYLDKSYYKTASLMANSSKASAVLSDATPEVIENLYHYGRNLGLAFQIVDDILDFTTSTEVLGKPAGSDLASGNLTAPVLYALEQRPYLKILIEREFSEPDDLSTALELIKNSDGIEQARQLAKDHARMAAQNLSCLAASDSTKALNQLTDYAVSRLY; translated from the coding sequence ATATCTTCTACAACTTCCCTATTAGCCCCCGTTGAAAATGATCTACAGATTCTTACAGATAATCTCAAAAAACTGATTGGAGCCCGACACCCTATTTTAGGTGCAGCAGCAGAACATCTATTCGCAGCTGGAGGCAAACGCATCAGACCGGCAATTGTCTTGTTAGTTTCTAGAGCTACGATGCCAGATCACCAGCTTACCCATCATCATCGTCGTTTGGCAGAAATCACAGAAATGATTCATACAGCTAGCCTAGTACATGATGATGTTGTAGACGAGGCAGATTTACGTCGCAATGTAAAATCAGTTAATAATCTGTTTGACAACAAAATTGCCGTATTAGCTGGCGATTTTCTATTTGCTCAATCATCCTGGTATTTAGCCAACTTGGATAGCTTACAAGTAGTGAAATTACTTTCAGAAGTAATTAGAGATTATGCAGAAGGAGAAATCTTACAAAGTATAAATTGTTTCGATACTAGTGCTTCAATTGATGCCTATCTTGATAAGAGCTACTATAAGACGGCTTCTCTAATGGCAAATAGCTCCAAAGCCTCGGCAGTATTAAGTGATGCGACTCCAGAAGTCATCGAAAACCTTTACCATTATGGTCGAAACTTGGGTCTAGCTTTTCAGATTGTTGATGATATCTTAGACTTCACTACTTCAACTGAAGTATTAGGTAAACCGGCTGGCTCAGATTTAGCTAGTGGCAATTTAACGGCTCCGGTACTTTACGCACTCGAACAAAGACCTTATTTAAAAATTTTGATTGAAAGAGAATTTTCTGAACCAGACGATTTAAGCACTGCTTTAGAATTGATCAAAAACAGCGATGGAATTGAGCAAGCCCGTCAGCTAGCTAAAGATCATGCTCGCATGGCAGCTCAAAATTTAAGTTGCTTAGCTGCTTCAGATTCGACTAAGGCACTAAATCAGTTGACAGATTATGCTGTTAGTCGATTATATTAA
- the galE gene encoding UDP-glucose 4-epimerase GalE, producing MTSKKQTILVTGGAGYIGSHAALALKKAGYEVIILDNLSYGHQEIIDDVVQVKLVVGDTSDRPLLDRLFTAHKIDAVMHFAAYIAVGESVKEPGKYYRNNVASTLNLLEAMLAHGINKIVFSSTCAVYGMPKEVPMTENHPHNPLSPYAASKDMVERILSDFDTAFNLKSVAFRYFNACGADPEGLLGEDHQPETHLIPLALLTALKKRQSLYIFGTDYDTPDGTCVRDYIHVNDLADAHVLGLEYLLSGGESDVFNLGNGNGFSVREVIETARQVTGLEIPALESDRRPGDAPILVGSSQKVRQKLGWNPQYADLQVIINHAWQWHQKRHG from the coding sequence ATGACATCTAAGAAGCAGACTATTTTAGTCACTGGTGGTGCTGGCTATATCGGCTCTCATGCAGCATTGGCATTAAAAAAAGCAGGTTATGAAGTAATCATCTTAGATAATCTATCCTATGGACATCAAGAAATAATTGATGATGTAGTTCAAGTTAAGCTAGTTGTCGGCGACACCAGCGATCGCCCTTTATTAGATCGGTTATTTACTGCCCATAAAATTGATGCAGTAATGCACTTTGCTGCTTACATAGCTGTAGGGGAATCGGTTAAAGAGCCAGGAAAGTACTATCGTAACAACGTTGCCAGTACCTTAAATCTATTAGAAGCAATGTTAGCGCACGGAATTAATAAAATTGTCTTTTCTTCCACCTGTGCTGTTTATGGGATGCCCAAAGAAGTACCCATGACCGAAAATCATCCCCATAATCCCCTAAGTCCTTATGCAGCAAGTAAGGATATGGTGGAGCGAATTTTAAGTGATTTTGATACTGCTTTTAATTTAAAATCCGTGGCATTTCGCTATTTTAATGCCTGTGGTGCAGATCCTGAGGGCTTATTAGGAGAAGATCATCAGCCAGAAACTCACCTGATTCCCCTCGCTTTACTAACTGCCCTCAAAAAACGTCAATCTTTGTATATCTTTGGCACGGATTACGATACTCCTGATGGTACTTGTGTGCGAGATTATATTCACGTGAATGATTTAGCCGACGCACACGTTTTGGGATTAGAGTATTTATTGTCTGGGGGTGAATCGGATGTATTTAACCTGGGTAATGGTAATGGATTTTCAGTGCGCGAGGTAATTGAAACTGCTCGTCAGGTAACAGGTTTAGAGATTCCTGCTTTAGAAAGCGATCGCCGACCAGGAGATGCGCCCATTCTAGTTGGCAGTAGTCAGAAAGTTCGTCAAAAGCTGGGTTGGAATCCTCAATACGCCGATCTTCAGGTTATCATTAATCATGCTTGGCAATGGCATCAAAAGCGACATGGATAA
- the rpsR gene encoding 30S ribosomal protein S18 — MAYYRKRLSPIKPSDPIDYKDVELLRKFITERGKILPRRITGLTAQQQRDLTVAVKRARAIALLPFVNKEG, encoded by the coding sequence ATGGCATATTATCGTAAACGTCTTTCCCCCATTAAACCCAGCGATCCTATCGACTACAAAGATGTAGAATTGCTCCGTAAATTTATTACCGAAAGAGGCAAGATTTTGCCCCGTCGGATCACAGGTCTAACTGCTCAACAGCAGAGAGATTTAACAGTAGCAGTCAAAAGAGCAAGAGCGATCGCTTTACTACCTTTTGTGAATAAAGAAGGCTAG
- a CDS encoding N-acetylmuramoyl-L-alanine amidase: protein MRFHWLLPSFIGIFLLCAPAQAGKIISWEFEEQDNNLVFITDEGVQPKAQLLSNPTRLVIDLPGTTLGRETVKEQYQGAIRGFRIGQPEPNMSRIVVEFAPGYTIDSDEIQFRGISPTQWTVEIPQPYISRINTARNDDREVLELPQVELPSSLPGLESAEVPRNTTTNIRTTGSTGSSSRTTNTVNSPHIRATKNGFFINIDGNRKIKIDSQRDGDRIDFVLEGITLPTDLASQSVAVNQYGVSTIEFEQVSAAEAKMSLKVAEGSPDWLATFSRIQGLLLVPRGKLPTSTNVATASETSESEAATLEPLFPQEETTAELSQIDEIELTDSDSQLLVQADTELSAVTSRLSNGIYQVTINNAELAEDFQGPELKAGSPISQLKVRQEDSQVVLEVTTRLRYRLGQLSSEEETIALPIEIGTSLPPQNEAPLLPPEFAKAPKDRPFQQPPSLIPASDRPRIIIDPGHGGKDPGTIGIGGFREKDVVLPISLDVAEILRKQGIEVIMTRDSDYFISLQGRTDLANDRNADLFVSIHANAINLSRPDVNGLETYYYKSGRRLAEVIHWSILNGVNIDNRGIRRARFYVLRHSIAPAVLVEVGFLTGADDSSRLKDPNHRRQMAEAIARGIIEYIKQSGI, encoded by the coding sequence GTGAGATTTCACTGGCTATTACCAAGTTTTATCGGTATTTTTCTGCTATGTGCCCCCGCTCAAGCTGGAAAAATCATATCTTGGGAATTTGAAGAGCAAGATAACAATCTGGTTTTTATTACTGATGAGGGGGTACAACCTAAGGCGCAGTTACTCAGTAATCCAACTCGTTTGGTGATTGATTTACCAGGCACAACTTTAGGAAGAGAGACTGTTAAAGAGCAATATCAGGGGGCAATTAGAGGGTTCAGAATTGGACAACCAGAACCAAATATGTCCCGTATTGTAGTAGAGTTCGCCCCTGGCTATACTATTGACTCTGATGAAATTCAATTTCGTGGTATTTCTCCCACTCAGTGGACTGTAGAAATACCACAGCCTTATATTTCTCGAATCAATACCGCCAGAAATGATGATCGAGAAGTCCTAGAGCTTCCTCAGGTTGAGCTGCCATCATCTTTACCTGGACTAGAGTCAGCAGAAGTTCCCCGTAATACTACTACCAATATTAGGACTACTGGTAGTACTGGTAGTAGTTCTAGGACTACTAATACTGTAAATTCTCCTCACATTCGAGCCACTAAAAATGGCTTTTTTATTAATATTGATGGCAATAGAAAAATAAAAATCGATTCTCAAAGAGATGGCGATCGCATTGACTTTGTTCTTGAGGGAATTACTCTTCCTACTGATTTAGCCTCTCAGTCGGTAGCCGTGAATCAATATGGAGTTTCTACAATTGAATTTGAACAGGTTTCTGCTGCTGAAGCGAAAATGAGCTTAAAAGTAGCTGAAGGTAGTCCTGACTGGCTAGCTACATTTAGCCGCATTCAAGGGTTATTGTTAGTTCCTCGGGGCAAATTGCCTACCTCTACCAATGTAGCCACTGCTTCCGAAACTTCTGAGTCCGAAGCAGCAACATTAGAACCTCTCTTTCCTCAGGAAGAAACAACAGCAGAGCTAAGTCAGATTGATGAGATCGAACTAACCGATAGTGACAGCCAATTGCTTGTTCAGGCAGATACTGAGCTTTCGGCAGTTACTTCTAGACTAAGTAATGGTATTTACCAAGTAACCATTAATAACGCTGAATTAGCCGAAGATTTTCAAGGTCCTGAATTAAAGGCGGGTAGCCCGATTTCTCAATTAAAGGTTCGACAAGAAGACTCTCAGGTGGTTTTAGAAGTGACAACCAGATTAAGATATCGTCTGGGTCAGCTTAGTTCCGAGGAAGAGACGATCGCTTTACCCATTGAGATTGGCACTTCTCTACCACCACAGAATGAAGCTCCTTTGTTACCTCCTGAATTTGCCAAAGCCCCGAAAGACAGACCTTTCCAGCAACCGCCTTCTTTGATTCCTGCTAGCGATCGCCCGAGAATTATTATCGATCCTGGACATGGAGGTAAGGATCCAGGCACGATTGGTATTGGCGGCTTCCGTGAAAAAGACGTAGTCTTGCCAATTTCCCTAGATGTAGCCGAAATTCTCAGAAAACAAGGGATTGAGGTCATTATGACTCGAGACAGTGATTACTTTATCAGTCTTCAAGGTAGAACTGATTTAGCTAATGATCGCAATGCTGATTTATTTGTCAGTATTCATGCCAATGCGATTAATCTCAGTCGTCCCGATGTCAATGGTCTGGAAACTTATTACTACAAAAGTGGTCGTCGTCTGGCAGAAGTAATTCACTGGAGTATTCTGAATGGAGTCAATATTGATAACCGAGGTATTCGCCGAGCAAGATTTTATGTTTTGAGACATTCAATTGCCCCCGCTGTCTTAGTAGAAGTAGGTTTTTTGACTGGTGCGGATGATTCTTCTCGACTTAAAGATCCTAATCACCGTCGTCAAATGGCAGAAGCGATCGCACGAGGAATTATAGAGTATATTAAACAGAGTGGTATTTAG
- the glp gene encoding gephyrin-like molybdotransferase Glp — MLPVNEAERIILDLVQVLDAEKNSEIVNLENAQGRILAKTVKGKLDFPHWDNSAMDGYAVSYADVKDCSEASPITLKVVTEIAAGDRPKTKIKPGQAARIFTGAMLPEGADAIVIQENTIREGDQVTILAAPHPQEFVRHQGAFYQAGTPLLEAGVNLVAPEIAVLATAQCTQLSVYRRPRVAILSTGDELVTPEQTLLPGQIVDSNQYALASFVANNGGIPVKLGIVPDQPEILKNAIAEAIESVDVVLSTGGVSVGDYDYVDRILAELGGTLHIRSVAVKPGKPLTVATFANHNCLYFGIPGNPVSALVSCWRFVQPALKKLSGNNNYQPHFVKAITRHDLKAGGKRETYLWGQLHLVDGEYEFTLAGGSHSSGNLINLAQTNGLAIIPVGQKLIAEGEEARVMLID; from the coding sequence ATGTTGCCTGTTAACGAAGCGGAAAGAATTATTCTTGATTTAGTTCAAGTTTTAGATGCTGAAAAAAATAGTGAAATAGTAAATTTAGAGAATGCACAGGGAAGAATACTGGCCAAAACCGTTAAGGGTAAATTAGATTTTCCCCATTGGGATAATTCGGCGATGGATGGTTATGCAGTGAGTTATGCAGATGTCAAAGACTGTAGTGAAGCTAGTCCTATTACACTAAAAGTTGTCACAGAAATTGCAGCAGGCGATCGCCCTAAGACAAAAATCAAACCAGGACAAGCTGCCCGTATCTTTACCGGAGCTATGCTACCTGAAGGTGCTGATGCGATCGTGATTCAGGAAAATACTATACGAGAAGGCGATCAAGTTACTATTCTTGCCGCTCCCCATCCACAAGAATTTGTACGACACCAGGGAGCTTTTTATCAGGCGGGAACACCATTACTAGAAGCGGGGGTCAATCTGGTTGCACCAGAAATTGCCGTCTTAGCCACCGCTCAATGTACCCAGCTATCGGTTTATCGTCGTCCACGGGTGGCAATTTTATCTACTGGAGATGAACTAGTTACCCCTGAACAAACTCTCCTACCAGGACAAATTGTCGATTCTAATCAGTATGCCTTGGCGAGCTTTGTTGCCAATAACGGTGGCATTCCCGTTAAGTTGGGTATCGTGCCCGATCAACCAGAAATACTCAAAAATGCGATCGCTGAGGCGATTGAGTCAGTAGATGTTGTTTTATCCACCGGGGGGGTATCCGTGGGCGACTATGATTATGTCGATCGCATTTTGGCAGAATTAGGCGGGACATTACATATTCGTAGTGTAGCAGTCAAACCTGGTAAACCCCTCACCGTAGCTACTTTTGCCAACCATAATTGTTTATACTTTGGTATTCCCGGAAATCCCGTATCTGCTTTAGTTAGCTGCTGGCGTTTTGTTCAACCTGCCTTGAAAAAACTATCAGGAAACAACAACTATCAACCACACTTTGTGAAAGCTATTACTCGTCATGATTTGAAAGCTGGAGGTAAAAGAGAAACCTACCTCTGGGGACAATTACATTTAGTTGACGGTGAATACGAATTTACTCTTGCTGGTGGTAGTCATAGTTCGGGTAATTTAATTAATTTGGCACAAACTAACGGTCTAGCGATCATACCTGTTGGGCAGAAATTAATTGCTGAAGGGGAAGAAGCCAGAGTTATGTTAATTGATTAG
- a CDS encoding DUF4440 domain-containing protein: protein MKISHEDYKVLKLLEEGLWQSNFRFDIPKMEQVLAPDFFEFGRSGKVYLRADTLNVTSQEIPCVFPLIDLKIRLINENIAQITYISIVNYPEGEERSLRSSIWSRSDDGWQLRFHQGTPLRIEK, encoded by the coding sequence ATGAAAATTAGTCACGAAGATTACAAAGTACTGAAACTACTAGAAGAAGGATTGTGGCAATCAAATTTTCGTTTTGATATACCTAAAATGGAACAAGTTCTTGCTCCAGATTTTTTTGAGTTTGGACGTTCTGGAAAAGTTTATCTAAGAGCAGATACTTTAAATGTAACTAGCCAAGAAATTCCCTGCGTATTTCCTCTCATTGACCTTAAAATTCGTCTCATAAATGAAAATATAGCCCAAATCACTTACATAAGTATTGTTAATTATCCAGAAGGTGAAGAAAGGAGTTTAAGAAGTTCCATTTGGTCGCGCTCGGATGATGGATGGCAACTGAGATTTCATCAAGGTACACCCTTGAGAATAGAGAAGTAA
- a CDS encoding cation:proton antiporter has translation MTDNICMLPWNWLTDSPLLATAAEAATESEAEEGTLVLAGVLLSLVVIYFASKLGGEICSRINLPPVLGELVGGVLIGISAFRLLVFPESGSLAEDSLIISLLQNTAGLPPESASSVFAAQSEVISLLSELGVIILLFEIGLESDLKELIRVGPIAAVVAVVGVVAPFVAGTVGLVYIFNTPVVPAIFAGAALTATSIGITAKVLAELGQLSSEEGQIIIGAAVLDDILGIVVLAVVASLVKTGEIQVSNIIYLVISAAVFLIGSILLGRLLSPLLVGLVNEMKTRGQVLLTGLVFAFSLSYIATAIHLEGILGAFAAGLILAETDKRKELEEQVIPLADFFVPIFFVCVGAQTDLSVLNPAVPTNREGLIIATFLIVVAILGKVITGFTVFGNPDLNKLAIGVGMIPRGEVGLVFAGVGSASGALSEATEAAIIVMVISTTFIAPPLLRLVFKETEPISQSVDKVPE, from the coding sequence ATGACCGATAATATTTGTATGTTGCCTTGGAATTGGCTGACCGATTCACCTTTGCTCGCGACTGCGGCAGAAGCCGCTACAGAATCCGAAGCTGAAGAAGGTACTCTAGTTCTAGCAGGAGTTTTACTGAGTTTAGTTGTAATTTACTTTGCCAGTAAGTTAGGAGGCGAAATTTGTTCCCGGATAAATTTACCACCAGTGCTGGGAGAATTAGTTGGCGGGGTATTGATTGGTATCTCCGCATTTCGTCTGTTAGTCTTTCCTGAAAGTGGTAGTTTGGCCGAAGACTCTCTTATTATCAGCTTGCTCCAAAATACCGCAGGATTGCCTCCAGAGTCTGCCTCATCAGTATTTGCCGCTCAAAGTGAAGTAATTAGTTTGCTTTCAGAACTAGGAGTAATTATTCTCCTGTTTGAAATTGGTCTTGAGTCTGACCTTAAGGAATTGATTCGCGTCGGACCGATCGCCGCTGTCGTAGCAGTCGTTGGGGTAGTTGCTCCATTTGTGGCCGGTACAGTAGGCCTAGTATATATTTTTAACACCCCTGTAGTGCCAGCAATTTTTGCTGGTGCAGCTTTGACTGCTACGAGTATTGGCATCACTGCCAAGGTTTTAGCCGAATTAGGACAACTTAGTTCAGAAGAAGGTCAAATTATTATTGGTGCGGCGGTACTGGATGATATCTTAGGGATTGTAGTTTTGGCAGTAGTGGCAAGCTTAGTTAAAACTGGAGAAATTCAGGTTAGTAATATTATTTATCTGGTAATTAGTGCGGCGGTGTTTCTGATCGGTTCAATTTTGCTGGGTCGTTTGCTTAGCCCGCTCTTAGTTGGCTTAGTTAATGAAATGAAAACACGAGGTCAAGTATTATTAACTGGCTTAGTATTCGCCTTCTCCTTATCTTATATTGCGACCGCCATTCATCTAGAAGGGATTCTCGGAGCATTTGCTGCGGGACTAATTTTAGCTGAAACCGACAAAAGGAAAGAATTAGAAGAACAAGTAATTCCTCTGGCAGATTTTTTCGTGCCCATCTTTTTTGTCTGTGTTGGTGCCCAAACAGACTTAAGTGTGCTTAATCCAGCCGTACCAACTAACCGTGAGGGATTAATTATTGCTACTTTTTTAATTGTGGTTGCTATTCTGGGTAAAGTAATTACGGGATTTACTGTTTTTGGGAACCCCGATTTAAATAAACTGGCGATCGGTGTGGGCATGATTCCCCGGGGAGAAGTTGGGTTAGTCTTTGCTGGTGTTGGTTCGGCAAGCGGAGCTTTATCGGAAGCTACGGAAGCCGCCATTATTGTGATGGTGATTTCGACTACTTTTATTGCACCTCCCTTGTTACGCTTAGTGTTTAAAGAGACCGAACCTATTAGTCAATCGGTGGACAAAGTTCCAGAATGA